In the genome of Pyrobaculum islandicum DSM 4184, the window ATGCGGTGGAGGGGGTGATGACGCAGACCGAGACGGTGGTGAGGCAGGCGCTGGAGGAGTACGTAAGGCCTGTCCTCTTCATAAACAAGATCGACCGCCTGATCAAGGAGCTTAGGCTTTCGCCTCAGGAGATCCAGCAGCGGATCTTGACCATAGTGAAGGACTTCAACGCCTTGATCGAGATGTTCGCCCCGCCGGAGTTTAAAGACAAGTGGAAGATAGATCCGGGCAAGGGCCAGATGGCGATGGGATCTGCGCTTCACAAATGGGGCATTACCATCCCCATGGCGCAGAAGGCAGGCATAAAGTTTAGTAATATTATAGACGCTTATGAGAAGGGATATGTAGACCAATTGGCGCAAGAGTTCCCACTGTATAAAACACTCCTATCTATGATTATTGAACATGTGCCGCCGCCTAATGTAGCACAGAAGTACAGAATCCCGAGGTTGTGGCGCGGCGATTTAAACAGCGAGGTTGGGAAGGCCCTCCTAGAGGCCGACCCCAATGGCCCGACGGTGATCGCCGTGAGCAAGGTCAACAAAGATCCACACGCCGGGTTGATAGTCACCGGCCGCGTCTTCTCTGGCACAATTAGAGAGGGGGACGAGATATATATCATCGGGAGGAAGATGAAGAAGAAGGTACTCCAGACCTATATCTACATGGGCCCGTCGAGGATTATAGTGCCCTATATGCCTGCGGGCAACATAGTCGCTTTAATGGGGGTAGATGAGGCTAGAGCCGGCGACACTCTCGTCGATCCTAGAATATCTGACATTCCGCCTTTTGAAAAAATGAGATATATCGCAGAGCCTGTGGTGACTGTAGCCATCGAGCCTAAGAATCCGGCAGAGTTGGCGAAGTTAGTAGAGGCTCTTAAAGACTTAGTTATCGAAGACCCAACGCTCGATTTGAAAATCGACCAAGAGACAGGCCAGATCCTACTCTCTGGCGTCGGTACATTACATCTAGAGATCGCCACGTGGCTTCTCAAAGAGAGGTCTAAGACAGAGTTTACTGTATCTCCGCCGTTAATCCGCTTTAGAGAGACTGTGAGAGAGAGGTCGCAGGTGTGGGAGGGCAAGTCGCCGAATAAACACAACCGTCTCTACTTCTATGTGGAGCCCCTCGACGAAACCACCATAGAGCTTATTGCAACTAAGGAAATTACGGAGGATCAAGACCCGAGGGAGAGGGCTAAGATCCTTAGAGAGAAGGCAGGCTGGGATACAGACGAGGCTAGAGGCATATGGGCGATAGACGATAGATATTTCAATGTAATTGTAGACAAGACCTCCGGCATTCAATACCTCCGCGAGATTAGAGACTACATAGTACAGGGCTTTAGATGGGCCACTGAGGCAGGCCCCCTGGCGCAAGAGCCTATTAGAGGCGTAAAGGTAGTTCTAGTAGATGCAGTAGTACACGAGGACCCCGCCCACCGCGGCCCTGCGCAAATTATGCCAGCTACAAAAAACGCCATATTTGCAGCTATGTTGTCAGCCAAGCCAACGGTGTTAGAACCTTTGTTAAGACTAGATATAAAAGTAGCCCCTGATTACATAGGCGCGGTGACCTCTGTGCTTAATAAACACAGAGGGAAAATACTCGATATGACACAACAGGAATATATGGCGTATCTAAGAGCTGAACTCCCCGTATTAGAGTCTTTTACAATTAGCGACGAGCTCCGCGCGGCGGCGGCTGGCAAGATCTTTTGGTCAATGCAGTTCTCTAGATGGGCGCCTGTGCCGGAGTCTATGCTTCTCGACTTGGTAAAACAACTTAGGAAGAAGAAGGGGTTGAAGGAGGAGATTCCAAAGCCGACAGATTTCGTCGAAGTGTATTAATTCAGTTATAGAAACACTTCTTCACGTTTCGTGTCACGGCCGTTTCATCATCTGTTTTTCCAACTGTCTAGCTTAATATTTTTATAGAGATTCGAAATTTCTTGCATGTCCATTAGGACTTTATTGGCAGTTGTAATAATAATAGCCGCCCTCTTGGCGGCGCTCTTGGCTTGGCAAGCGTTTCAACAACAGTCGGCGAAGAGACTTGTGATAGTGGGCCCCGCCGGCATCAGCGATTTGGGCAAGGAGTTGGCTAAGAAGTTCAGCGAGAAATATGGCGTAAACGCCACCTTTGTCCCCCTAGGCGGCGCTGTGGAGATGGTAAACGAGTTGGTTAGAAACAGAGACAACCCGCCCTGGGACGTGACCATTGGGGTGCCTGAGTTCTACTACATGGTGCTTATCGAAAGGGGCGTGCTCTATTGTCCGGGCTTCAAGGTGGAGGGGGTGCCGGCCGAGGAGTACTGGGATCCCCACGGCTGCGTCTACCCGCTTGATAAGTCGTACATAGGGATTGTCTACAACGAGACAGCTCTCGCCGCGCGGGGCCTCAAGCCGCCTCAGACCCTCGACGATCTTCTGAAGCCTGAGTACAAGGGGCTTATCACATATCCCAACCCGGTTCAGTCCGGCACCGGCCTCGCCGTGCTCTCGTGGGTGATGTCTGTGAAGGGGGAGGAGGAGGGCTGGCGCTACCTCAAACAGCTGGCCGGCCAGATCTCTAAGATCGGCTATCCTTCAGGATTTACGCCATTGAGAAACGCATTGAAGAGGGGTGACGTATTGATCGCCCTCTCGTGGTACAGTCACGCCATCGACCCAGGCACGCCGAATATAAAGGCCGCGACGTACAGCGCCTTCTTGTATAGGGAGGGGGTGGCTGTGTTGAAAAACGCCAGGAATAGGGATCTGGCTGTGGAGTTCGTCAAGTTCGCACTGAGTAAAGAGGGGCAAGATCTTGTCGACCCATACAACTACATGCTCCCGGTTAGGCCAGACGCCGTTATTAAAAACAACAAGGGCCTCCCGCAGCCCCAGTCTGTGGTGGTGTACAACTCTGCCCTGGGCGCAAAGGCCGACGAGTGGAGGCTGAGGTGGCAGAGAGAAATCGCCTCTGGGTGAAGCCCTACGGAATCCCAGCCCTCTTTTTCTTAACCGTATTTTCAACGCCATATGTCCTACTCCTGACGCAACTCGGGGTTTCCCTCCAGCTGGACTCCTATACTCTCTGGGTTTTTCTCTTCACGGTGGTTCAGGCGGCCGCCTCCGCCATCTTGTCTATAGCGCTGGGGCTGGCGCTCCTCCCCGCCTACCTGAGGGCCCCCTGGGTGAGACCTCTTGTTTTAATTCCATT includes:
- a CDS encoding elongation factor EF-2; this encodes MSSAVRIVEKQLDEILAIARNPAQIRNAGTLAHVDHGKTTTTDSLLMGAGLLSPKVAGKALAMDYVPIEQLRQMTVKAANISLYFEYGGKPYLINFVDTPGHVDFTGHVTRSLRVMDGGLVVVDAVEGVMTQTETVVRQALEEYVRPVLFINKIDRLIKELRLSPQEIQQRILTIVKDFNALIEMFAPPEFKDKWKIDPGKGQMAMGSALHKWGITIPMAQKAGIKFSNIIDAYEKGYVDQLAQEFPLYKTLLSMIIEHVPPPNVAQKYRIPRLWRGDLNSEVGKALLEADPNGPTVIAVSKVNKDPHAGLIVTGRVFSGTIREGDEIYIIGRKMKKKVLQTYIYMGPSRIIVPYMPAGNIVALMGVDEARAGDTLVDPRISDIPPFEKMRYIAEPVVTVAIEPKNPAELAKLVEALKDLVIEDPTLDLKIDQETGQILLSGVGTLHLEIATWLLKERSKTEFTVSPPLIRFRETVRERSQVWEGKSPNKHNRLYFYVEPLDETTIELIATKEITEDQDPRERAKILREKAGWDTDEARGIWAIDDRYFNVIVDKTSGIQYLREIRDYIVQGFRWATEAGPLAQEPIRGVKVVLVDAVVHEDPAHRGPAQIMPATKNAIFAAMLSAKPTVLEPLLRLDIKVAPDYIGAVTSVLNKHRGKILDMTQQEYMAYLRAELPVLESFTISDELRAAAAGKIFWSMQFSRWAPVPESMLLDLVKQLRKKKGLKEEIPKPTDFVEVY
- a CDS encoding thiamine ABC transporter substrate-binding protein, producing MSIRTLLAVVIIIAALLAALLAWQAFQQQSAKRLVIVGPAGISDLGKELAKKFSEKYGVNATFVPLGGAVEMVNELVRNRDNPPWDVTIGVPEFYYMVLIERGVLYCPGFKVEGVPAEEYWDPHGCVYPLDKSYIGIVYNETALAARGLKPPQTLDDLLKPEYKGLITYPNPVQSGTGLAVLSWVMSVKGEEEGWRYLKQLAGQISKIGYPSGFTPLRNALKRGDVLIALSWYSHAIDPGTPNIKAATYSAFLYREGVAVLKNARNRDLAVEFVKFALSKEGQDLVDPYNYMLPVRPDAVIKNNKGLPQPQSVVVYNSALGAKADEWRLRWQREIASG